A window of Methanolobus sediminis contains these coding sequences:
- the mntA gene encoding type VII toxin-antitoxin system MntA family adenylyltransferase antitoxin has product MAERSEVFDLSIQKVKAAVLQAFENEDVSIFLFGSRAKGNAHSTSDIDIGILSAGCFDRKKITVLRAELEEMNIPYTVDLVDLSAVSEDFRQQVLKEGELWKEKGKCSVKSE; this is encoded by the coding sequence ATGGCTGAAAGATCAGAAGTATTCGATTTATCAATACAAAAAGTCAAAGCTGCTGTCCTTCAGGCTTTTGAAAATGAGGATGTCAGTATATTCCTGTTCGGTTCAAGGGCAAAAGGAAATGCTCATAGTACATCCGATATTGATATTGGAATCCTGTCGGCCGGTTGTTTTGACAGAAAAAAGATAACTGTTTTGAGAGCAGAATTAGAAGAGATGAACATTCCCTATACTGTGGACCTTGTAGACCTTTCCGCAGTTTCTGAGGATTTCAGGCAGCAGGTGCTTAAAGAGGGAGAATTATGGAAAGAGAAAGGGAAATGCAGTGTAAAATCGGAATGA
- a CDS encoding HI0074 family nucleotidyltransferase substrate-binding subunit, whose amino-acid sequence MEREREMQCKIGMKAKVAKRALETLQEIMDEPYSVIIRDAAIQRFEYTFEAIWKLVKEYLLEREGVICNSPKSCFREAFKMHLINEDESMQALYMTDDRNMTTHTYHEDVAEEIYKELSGYYALMNKIYTSIVTECL is encoded by the coding sequence ATGGAAAGAGAAAGGGAAATGCAGTGTAAAATCGGAATGAAAGCAAAGGTTGCAAAAAGAGCCCTTGAGACTCTTCAGGAAATAATGGACGAACCATATTCCGTAATAATCAGGGATGCTGCTATCCAGCGTTTTGAATACACCTTTGAAGCCATCTGGAAACTTGTAAAAGAGTATCTCCTGGAAAGGGAAGGAGTGATATGCAATTCTCCTAAATCATGCTTCCGTGAAGCTTTCAAAATGCATCTCATAAATGAGGATGAGAGCATGCAGGCGCTTTACATGACCGATGACCGGAACATGACAACTCACACATATCACGAGGATGTTGCAGAAGAGATATACAAGGAGCTTTCAGGATACTATGCTCTTATGAACAAGATCTATACAAGCATAGTTACAGAATGCTTGTGA
- a CDS encoding DUF61 family protein, with protein sequence MSGRIPVSDESILTLWMRIEVGKLNDGLVSERKSLAQLLTEERPVSRTKAGNEHVFDKDILEELGNKLPTDLQRNLKIPIIFFSDNRVPDSCYLNDPIALEALQILGEMSKMRRMQQGKLWIGRSIAYTIMKKYLSVVQIAMM encoded by the coding sequence ATGTCCGGCAGAATTCCAGTTTCTGATGAATCCATCCTGACACTCTGGATGAGAATTGAAGTAGGAAAACTAAACGATGGACTTGTTTCTGAACGTAAGAGCCTTGCCCAGCTATTAACGGAAGAAAGACCTGTATCCAGAACAAAGGCAGGAAACGAACATGTCTTTGATAAAGATATACTGGAAGAACTGGGAAATAAACTGCCAACCGACCTGCAAAGGAACCTAAAGATACCCATTATCTTTTTTTCAGATAACAGGGTTCCTGACAGTTGTTATCTCAATGACCCCATAGCTCTTGAAGCTTTACAGATCTTGGGGGAAATGAGTAAAATGAGAAGGATGCAACAGGGAAAATTATGGATTGGCAGGTCCATAGCTTATACAATTATGAAGAAGTATCTGAGTGTTGTACAGATAGCTATGATGTAA
- a CDS encoding acetolactate synthase large subunit has product MKASDLFVKCLENEGVEYIFGVPGEETIDLTESLRKSKIKFIPTRHEQSAAFMADMYGRLTHKPGVCLATLGPGATNLITGIADAQLDRAPLVAITGQSALEKTHKESHQYIDIVTAFKQFTTWNSKITRPDFIPEIVHKAFDIATDRPGATHIELPEDVAKEETSKEPIIKKNYPHISLLDESELKKAAKMIKESSMPIILAGNGVFRENAASELSRLVQFSGLPVVTTFMGKGAIPADDPHYLGSMGIKDHDHIMCGFEMADLVICVGFDYVEYTPKFWNPDKSKKIIHIHTDHPEIDETYIPDILLVGSIRQTLFSIRQQCDFEKEMHERFQKVRARMKAEIEDYAEDMSFPMKPQKILSDVRETMDRGDILISDVGAHKLWIGRLFPAYEPNTVFISNGLATMGFALPSAIAASIIKPEKKVVAIAGDGGFLMNLQDLETAVRLGCNFVVVIFDDSKYGLIEWHEKKAFNETMGIEFTNPDFVKLAESFGAKGVRLESAEELKPKLAEALKAGGVWILDVPVDYSENIKLTEKLKHNFCEI; this is encoded by the coding sequence ATGAAAGCTAGCGATCTTTTTGTGAAATGTCTTGAAAACGAGGGAGTAGAATACATATTCGGAGTGCCGGGAGAGGAAACCATCGACCTTACCGAATCACTCAGAAAATCAAAGATAAAATTCATCCCCACAAGACATGAGCAGAGTGCTGCTTTCATGGCAGACATGTATGGAAGGCTCACCCACAAGCCAGGGGTGTGTCTTGCAACACTGGGACCAGGAGCCACAAATCTTATTACCGGTATTGCAGATGCCCAGCTTGACAGGGCACCCCTTGTAGCGATCACCGGACAGTCTGCCCTTGAAAAAACACACAAGGAATCGCATCAATATATCGACATTGTAACGGCTTTCAAGCAATTCACAACCTGGAATTCAAAAATTACAAGACCTGATTTCATTCCGGAGATCGTTCACAAGGCTTTTGATATTGCAACAGATAGACCCGGAGCCACTCATATCGAGCTTCCAGAGGATGTGGCCAAAGAAGAAACATCAAAAGAACCCATAATAAAGAAGAACTATCCTCATATTAGTCTTCTTGATGAAAGTGAGCTTAAGAAAGCTGCAAAAATGATCAAAGAAAGTTCAATGCCAATAATCCTTGCTGGTAATGGAGTTTTCAGAGAGAATGCAGCCAGTGAACTCAGCAGACTTGTCCAGTTCTCAGGACTTCCCGTTGTTACAACATTCATGGGAAAAGGTGCAATACCTGCCGATGATCCTCACTATCTAGGTTCGATGGGAATCAAGGATCATGACCACATAATGTGTGGTTTTGAAATGGCTGACCTTGTAATATGTGTGGGTTTTGATTATGTCGAGTACACTCCTAAATTCTGGAACCCTGACAAATCAAAGAAGATAATTCACATCCACACAGACCACCCCGAAATTGATGAAACATATATTCCTGATATACTGCTTGTTGGAAGCATCAGGCAGACGCTTTTCAGCATCAGGCAGCAATGTGATTTTGAAAAGGAAATGCATGAAAGATTCCAGAAGGTTCGCGCCAGGATGAAAGCAGAAATTGAGGACTACGCCGAAGACATGTCTTTCCCTATGAAACCACAGAAGATACTCTCAGATGTACGAGAAACCATGGACCGTGGAGATATACTCATCAGCGATGTCGGTGCTCATAAATTGTGGATTGGAAGACTTTTCCCTGCATACGAACCGAATACGGTTTTCATTTCAAACGGACTGGCAACCATGGGATTTGCACTTCCAAGTGCCATTGCAGCAAGTATTATTAAACCTGAAAAAAAGGTTGTTGCTATTGCAGGGGATGGCGGTTTCCTTATGAATCTTCAGGACCTTGAAACTGCTGTAAGGCTTGGCTGCAATTTTGTTGTCGTTATTTTTGACGATTCAAAATATGGACTTATTGAATGGCATGAGAAAAAAGCCTTCAACGAGACCATGGGAATCGAGTTTACTAATCCTGACTTTGTTAAGCTGGCAGAGAGTTTTGGTGCTAAAGGAGTAAGGCTTGAAAGTGCTGAAGAGTTAAAACCAAAGCTTGCAGAGGCTCTTAAGGCAGGCGGTGTCTGGATTCTGGATGTTCCTGTGGACTATTCTGAGAACATAAAGCTTACAGAGAAATTGAAACACAATTTCTGCGAAATATAA
- a CDS encoding NAD-dependent succinate-semialdehyde dehydrogenase — MGKIKSVNPATGELNEEFDLYSQQVVDQKIGESRKTFAQWKNEPLFERTFSIECVGEVLRDRKEELAELITREMGKPIRESLSEIEKCAWTCDYFAKNAESFLASEFVETDAEISGYIYEPVGVILSIMPWDFPFWQALRFGIPAVAGGNTVLLKHASNVPMCALEIENIFIEAGFPEGVFQTLLVDGNTASSLISRDEINAVSFAGSRPGGEKVAEAAGKSIKKFILELGGSDPLIVMEDADVDKVAKAAVTARFQNCGQSCIAAKRLLVDEKIAGDFTEKFTNHVKDLKIGDPMDLATDIGPMAGEIQIESLEEQIRQSMRSGAKIILEGGRTDEDGYFYKPVILSNVNETAPVVVEETFGPVAPIITFNNEEDAIKIANNTEFGLGASIWSRDKQKAMKMTKHIEAGVITVNNIVSSDPRLPFGGMKKSGIGREMYRHGMLEFMNVKSMKVY, encoded by the coding sequence TTGGGGAAAATTAAGTCTGTTAATCCTGCAACAGGGGAATTGAACGAAGAATTTGACCTCTATTCTCAGCAGGTTGTGGATCAGAAGATAGGAGAGTCCCGAAAAACATTTGCTCAATGGAAAAACGAACCTCTTTTTGAAAGAACCTTTTCCATCGAATGCGTAGGTGAGGTTCTAAGAGACAGAAAAGAAGAGCTTGCAGAGCTTATAACAAGAGAAATGGGCAAACCTATCAGGGAGTCACTGTCGGAAATTGAAAAGTGCGCATGGACATGTGATTATTTCGCGAAGAACGCTGAAAGCTTTCTTGCATCCGAATTTGTGGAAACTGACGCTGAAATATCCGGGTATATCTATGAACCGGTGGGAGTTATACTCAGTATAATGCCCTGGGATTTTCCATTCTGGCAGGCATTAAGATTTGGTATTCCTGCTGTTGCTGGTGGAAATACTGTGTTGCTGAAACATGCCAGTAATGTTCCCATGTGTGCTCTTGAAATTGAGAACATTTTTATTGAAGCCGGATTTCCAGAAGGAGTTTTCCAGACACTTCTGGTAGATGGCAACACTGCATCATCACTGATTTCAAGGGATGAAATAAACGCTGTTTCTTTTGCAGGAAGTCGTCCCGGTGGAGAAAAGGTAGCTGAAGCCGCAGGAAAAAGCATCAAGAAGTTCATCCTTGAACTTGGTGGCAGCGACCCTCTGATAGTGATGGAAGATGCAGATGTTGATAAAGTAGCCAAAGCAGCGGTTACAGCCAGATTCCAGAACTGCGGACAAAGCTGTATTGCAGCCAAACGTTTACTAGTTGATGAGAAAATTGCCGGAGATTTCACAGAGAAATTCACAAATCATGTAAAAGATCTCAAAATTGGAGATCCTATGGACCTTGCTACGGATATAGGACCTATGGCAGGTGAAATTCAAATAGAGAGCCTGGAAGAGCAGATCAGACAGAGCATGAGATCAGGAGCAAAAATAATTCTTGAAGGTGGCAGGACAGATGAGGATGGATATTTTTACAAACCTGTTATCCTCAGTAATGTAAATGAGACTGCTCCTGTTGTCGTGGAAGAAACGTTCGGACCTGTTGCACCCATAATAACTTTCAATAATGAGGAAGACGCTATTAAAATAGCCAACAATACTGAATTCGGGCTTGGAGCCAGCATCTGGAGCAGGGATAAGCAGAAAGCCATGAAAATGACAAAACACATCGAAGCCGGTGTCATAACTGTCAACAACATTGTATCATCTGATCCAAGGCTTCCTTTCGGAGGAATGAAAAAGAGCGGAATCGGAAGGGAGATGTACCGCCATGGGATGCTGGAATTTATGAACGTGAAATCCATGAAGGTGTATTAA
- a CDS encoding Fic family protein — MYQPDFQYNDRIVRLLARIHAAREIILNTHVPPAWERRLQINNLFRLTYHATSLEENGLSIRQVTKLVNGQDIFGDETDKKQVLNFLELNEYLQEMDYDEITEDTIFTLHRIAMKDMVPDEERGKYRTTIAEGFMEPERVRYCIRDLLEWAYGEESDDILPTLKAGIVLFELYRMHPFEKGNCTIATSISSYMLAQNFREAKKLFTIEEFFNQRKRDYFEKLEGRGNSKPDINEWLEYYLYGLALKVSRVENAVLNISRDYGTIGKYIQTGLKDRQLEAIKFAREMGKITNKEHQKLCDLSVSTSKRDLQDLVQKKIFIQVGRTGRGTYYKLRFDHLDELI, encoded by the coding sequence ATGTACCAGCCTGATTTCCAGTATAATGACAGAATAGTGCGACTACTAGCACGAATACATGCAGCAAGAGAGATAATTCTCAACACACATGTACCGCCTGCATGGGAAAGAAGGCTACAGATCAACAATCTTTTCAGACTTACATACCATGCCACAAGTCTTGAAGAGAACGGGCTTTCCATCAGGCAGGTTACAAAACTTGTAAACGGGCAGGATATTTTCGGAGATGAGACTGATAAGAAACAGGTGCTGAACTTCCTGGAACTAAATGAATACCTGCAGGAAATGGATTATGATGAAATAACCGAGGATACAATATTCACACTTCACAGAATTGCCATGAAGGATATGGTTCCTGATGAGGAGAGAGGAAAATATCGTACCACCATTGCTGAAGGTTTCATGGAACCAGAAAGAGTCAGATATTGCATCAGGGACCTGCTGGAGTGGGCATACGGTGAGGAATCAGATGACATACTTCCAACACTGAAGGCAGGTATAGTCCTTTTTGAGCTTTATCGGATGCATCCTTTTGAAAAAGGAAACTGCACCATCGCCACTAGTATTTCGTCCTATATGCTTGCACAGAATTTCAGGGAAGCAAAGAAACTATTCACCATTGAGGAATTCTTCAACCAGAGAAAAAGGGACTATTTTGAAAAACTTGAAGGAAGAGGGAATAGTAAACCTGACATCAATGAATGGCTGGAATATTATCTCTATGGACTTGCCCTTAAGGTCTCAAGGGTTGAGAATGCGGTGCTGAATATCAGCCGTGATTACGGAACCATTGGAAAATATATCCAAACCGGACTGAAAGATCGCCAGCTGGAAGCTATCAAATTTGCCCGTGAGATGGGAAAGATCACTAACAAGGAACATCAGAAATTATGTGATCTGAGTGTTTCAACCTCAAAACGTGACCTTCAGGACCTGGTTCAGAAAAAAATCTTCATACAAGTAGGAAGAACCGGAAGAGGGACCTACTATAAACTCAGGTTTGACCATCTTGACGAACTCATATGA
- a CDS encoding NAD-dependent succinate-semialdehyde dehydrogenase — translation MTTISSINPTTGKVISEVEMHTDEQVSQMLKKSAETFREWKRTDVSERNELLKNFAEILRKNKDEYGKLITTEMGKVMKQAVPEVVKCATMFDYFADNAEKMLEPEPAEEGACDQMIHYEPMGTVLAIKPWNFPFWQVLSAAAHVLAGGNVMLLKHSSYVPLCALEIENIFLDAGFPEGVFQTMIVDGKTASSLISRDEVKAVSFTGGYDSGQKVAELAAHNMKKFVLELGGSDPFIVLDDANVEMAAKVAVPSRFINTGQTCIAAKRFIVMEEVAEEFTEKFVEKTLDLKIGDPMEPETDIGPMVRNEQMLVLEEQVKDAISKGASPLVPGGRIAGEGYMYSPTVLSGVIKDMKVMTEETFGPVAPIITVKTEEEAIELANDSEFGLGASVWSQKRDRAMRIASELETGMVGVNSFCTPQACLPFGGVKKSGMGRELSRHGFLEFMNIKSVKLM, via the coding sequence ATGACCACGATCTCATCCATTAACCCAACAACAGGAAAAGTTATCAGCGAAGTTGAAATGCATACTGATGAGCAGGTGAGCCAGATGCTTAAAAAATCTGCTGAAACGTTCAGGGAATGGAAAAGAACTGATGTTTCAGAGCGTAATGAGCTTCTGAAGAACTTTGCTGAGATCTTACGGAAAAACAAGGATGAGTATGGGAAACTCATTACTACCGAGATGGGTAAGGTAATGAAGCAGGCTGTTCCAGAGGTTGTAAAATGTGCCACCATGTTTGATTATTTTGCCGATAATGCCGAGAAGATGCTTGAACCTGAGCCTGCGGAAGAAGGAGCATGCGACCAGATGATCCACTACGAACCAATGGGAACTGTGCTTGCGATAAAACCATGGAACTTCCCGTTCTGGCAGGTTCTCAGTGCAGCAGCACATGTGCTGGCCGGTGGAAATGTAATGCTGCTCAAACATTCGAGTTATGTTCCCCTGTGTGCCCTTGAAATCGAGAATATTTTCCTTGATGCCGGATTTCCTGAAGGCGTCTTCCAGACAATGATAGTGGATGGAAAAACTGCATCCTCACTTATTTCACGGGATGAAGTGAAAGCCGTATCATTCACAGGAGGATACGATTCAGGACAGAAGGTTGCTGAACTTGCAGCCCATAACATGAAGAAATTCGTGCTGGAACTTGGTGGAAGTGATCCCTTCATAGTCCTTGATGATGCAAATGTTGAAATGGCAGCGAAGGTTGCTGTTCCAAGCCGTTTCATAAATACCGGACAGACCTGCATCGCTGCCAAACGTTTTATAGTCATGGAAGAGGTTGCTGAAGAGTTCACGGAAAAGTTTGTGGAAAAAACTCTTGATCTGAAGATCGGTGACCCAATGGAACCTGAAACAGACATTGGCCCAATGGTCAGAAATGAGCAGATGCTTGTACTTGAAGAACAGGTCAAGGATGCGATATCAAAAGGTGCAAGCCCTCTTGTCCCCGGTGGAAGAATTGCAGGTGAAGGCTACATGTATTCTCCTACTGTTCTCAGCGGAGTTATAAAAGACATGAAAGTAATGACAGAGGAGACTTTCGGACCTGTGGCACCGATTATTACTGTAAAAACCGAAGAAGAAGCCATCGAACTTGCAAACGATTCCGAATTCGGACTTGGTGCAAGTGTGTGGAGCCAGAAACGTGACAGGGCTATGAGAATTGCATCTGAGCTTGAAACCGGAATGGTAGGAGTGAACTCATTCTGCACACCGCAGGCATGCCTGCCATTTGGCGGAGTTAAGAAAAGCGGCATGGGCAGAGAGCTTTCAAGACATGGATTCCTTGAGTTTATGAATATTAAGTCTGTGAAGCTGATGTAA
- a CDS encoding dihydrolipoyl dehydrogenase family protein — MKEEYDAFVIGTGAAGATFAYKLNAAGWKVGIADNREYGGTCALRGCIPKKVLAGVSNIVDEHNRMLGKGIKGDKIFIDWSSLVDYKRTFTEDQPLQSEKGYTDNGIDAYHGTVRFENESTLSVGEKKIASRYIIITTGSKPRRLNIPGEEYLVTSGEFMELDELPKKIIFAGGGYISFEFAHIAARAGCDVTILQRGNRVLKQFDHDLVNMLVKASEEAGIHVIKGKELKNIEKISHGFKVTTCCKDGEKDEIFFADMIVHGLGRVPAIEELQLDKGNVILDKGNISLNEYFQSVSNPRVYAAGDCIRPGPALTPVVSFQADIAATNILEGNKEVADYTVIPSTVFTIPPLSGVGITESDSSKDHKVLFYDMSQWYSSRRINSGYAASKVIIDESSDLILGAHLLAPNSEEVINLFAMAMRYGLTATQLRSMVFSYPSVAYDLNYMLK, encoded by the coding sequence ATGAAAGAAGAATATGATGCTTTTGTAATCGGTACTGGGGCTGCCGGGGCAACATTTGCATATAAATTAAATGCTGCCGGATGGAAAGTAGGAATCGCCGACAACAGAGAATATGGTGGTACCTGTGCCTTAAGAGGATGTATTCCAAAGAAAGTACTTGCAGGTGTGTCCAATATAGTTGATGAACACAACAGAATGCTTGGTAAGGGTATTAAAGGCGATAAAATTTTCATTGACTGGTCTTCACTTGTAGATTACAAAAGAACTTTTACTGAGGATCAGCCTCTGCAAAGTGAAAAAGGATACACTGACAACGGGATCGATGCATATCACGGAACCGTACGTTTTGAGAATGAATCCACTTTGTCCGTGGGAGAAAAAAAGATCGCTTCCAGATATATAATTATCACAACCGGTTCAAAACCTCGCAGACTTAACATCCCGGGTGAGGAATATCTTGTCACAAGTGGAGAGTTCATGGAACTTGATGAATTGCCAAAAAAGATCATATTTGCCGGTGGTGGATACATTTCCTTTGAGTTCGCTCATATCGCAGCAAGAGCCGGATGTGACGTAACAATTTTACAAAGAGGTAACAGAGTACTAAAGCAATTCGACCATGACCTTGTGAACATGCTCGTCAAAGCTTCTGAGGAAGCAGGCATCCATGTGATCAAAGGGAAAGAACTCAAAAATATAGAAAAGATATCTCATGGTTTTAAGGTGACCACCTGCTGTAAGGACGGTGAAAAAGATGAGATATTCTTTGCGGATATGATCGTCCACGGTCTGGGAAGAGTTCCGGCTATTGAAGAACTACAGCTTGATAAAGGCAATGTGATACTTGATAAAGGGAACATATCCCTTAACGAATATTTCCAGAGTGTTTCCAACCCCAGAGTATATGCAGCAGGCGATTGCATACGTCCGGGTCCTGCTCTCACCCCTGTTGTGAGCTTCCAGGCAGATATTGCTGCTACGAATATACTTGAAGGAAATAAAGAAGTTGCTGATTACACTGTCATACCTTCCACAGTGTTCACGATACCACCTCTGTCAGGCGTAGGTATCACGGAAAGCGATTCATCAAAGGACCACAAGGTACTTTTCTATGACATGAGCCAGTGGTATTCTTCCAGAAGAATTAATTCCGGATATGCTGCCTCCAAAGTAATAATAGATGAGTCCAGTGATCTTATACTGGGAGCACATCTGCTGGCACCAAATTCAGAAGAGGTCATCAATCTTTTTGCAATGGCCATGAGATATGGCCTGACAGCAACTCAATTAAGATCAATGGTATTTTCATATCCAAGCGTAGCATATGATTTAAACTACATGTTAAAATGA
- a CDS encoding ribose 1,5-bisphosphate isomerase: protein MEDLNTTAEKIKTMEIRGAGRIAVAASAALRDYVMTLKSLPLSEFNVKLEEAAKTLVDTRPTAVSLPNAVALTKRHSATNVYDAIDEIAKNAEKFITNADQALGKIGKIGAERIHDGDVIMTHCNSHAALSIIKTAFDQGKDISVIATESRPRRQGFITIRELNDYGIPTTLIVDSAVRLTMKEVDLVVVGADSISVNGALINKIGTSQLALAAQEARRNLIVAAETYKFSPRTLLGEMVEIEDRSSDEVIDADILKELPNVKVRNPAFDVTPAEYIDLIITEVGAFPPAMAFTILRDYLGLEIEV from the coding sequence ATGGAAGACCTGAATACTACAGCAGAGAAGATAAAGACGATGGAGATCAGGGGTGCCGGAAGAATTGCAGTTGCAGCTTCTGCAGCACTGAGGGACTATGTAATGACACTGAAATCACTTCCTTTAAGTGAGTTCAATGTAAAGCTGGAAGAAGCCGCAAAAACACTTGTGGACACCAGACCAACAGCAGTCTCTCTTCCAAATGCAGTTGCCCTTACAAAAAGGCACAGTGCAACCAATGTTTATGACGCGATTGATGAGATTGCAAAGAACGCAGAGAAATTCATAACAAATGCAGATCAGGCACTTGGTAAAATAGGAAAGATAGGTGCAGAGCGCATCCATGATGGCGATGTCATAATGACACATTGCAATTCCCATGCAGCACTCTCAATCATCAAAACAGCCTTTGATCAGGGTAAGGACATTTCAGTCATAGCCACAGAATCCAGACCCCGAAGACAGGGTTTCATCACTATCAGGGAACTGAACGACTATGGTATTCCTACAACTCTTATCGTTGATTCAGCTGTGAGGCTGACAATGAAAGAAGTTGATCTTGTTGTAGTTGGTGCTGATTCAATTTCCGTTAACGGAGCACTCATAAACAAAATCGGTACTTCCCAGCTTGCATTGGCAGCTCAGGAAGCCCGCAGGAACCTTATCGTGGCTGCAGAGACCTATAAATTCAGCCCTCGCACTCTCCTTGGTGAGATGGTTGAAATTGAGGACCGTTCCAGCGATGAGGTAATAGATGCTGATATTCTTAAGGAGCTTCCGAATGTAAAAGTCAGGAATCCTGCATTCGATGTAACCCCGGCAGAGTACATTGATCTCATTATCACTGAAGTCGGTGCTTTCCCGCCTGCAATGGCTTTCACGATTCTCAGGGATTATCTGGGTCTTGAAATTGAAGTGTGA